The following coding sequences lie in one Pontibacter sp. G13 genomic window:
- a CDS encoding TrmH family RNA methyltransferase, with translation MEFLAPYMEGLEQFLEQFVLPRRIEKFQGVLDRRTRHLTVAVEDLFHARNASAVLRNCDCMGIQDAHIIEKRNRHAISNNIARGSEQWLTLHRYRREENPTQACIDHLRNAGYRLIGTTPHTDDCLLEDLDITHKTALFFGEEGTGLTRDVLDQMDGYLRIPMHGFTESYNISVSAALSLYHLADRIRSRDDIDWQLSERERQEIRLSWMVRGLNRPNELVAKYFREIGREDIGLEAWHAILRPHEYENFRPRRRDR, from the coding sequence GAGCAGTTTGTCCTGCCCCGACGGATCGAGAAGTTCCAGGGGGTGCTGGACCGACGTACCCGCCATCTGACCGTGGCGGTTGAGGATCTGTTTCACGCCCGGAATGCCAGCGCGGTACTGCGCAATTGCGACTGCATGGGGATTCAGGATGCCCACATCATCGAAAAGCGTAACCGCCACGCCATCTCCAACAACATCGCTCGGGGTTCGGAGCAATGGCTCACCCTGCATCGCTACCGCCGCGAGGAGAATCCCACTCAAGCCTGTATCGACCATCTCCGGAATGCGGGCTATCGGCTCATTGGCACGACGCCCCACACCGATGATTGCTTGCTGGAAGATCTGGATATCACCCACAAGACCGCCCTGTTTTTCGGGGAGGAAGGGACGGGACTGACCCGCGACGTATTGGACCAGATGGACGGCTATCTCCGCATCCCGATGCATGGATTCACCGAGAGCTACAACATCTCGGTATCGGCGGCTTTGAGCCTGTATCACTTGGCTGACCGCATACGGAGCCGGGATGATATCGACTGGCAACTCTCCGAGCGCGAGCGGCAGGAGATCCGCCTGAGCTGGATGGTTCGTGGACTCAATCGTCCCAATGAGCTTGTCGCCAAATATTTCAGGGAAATCGGTCGCGAGGATATTGGCCTGGAAGCATGGCATGCCATCCTGAGACCCCACGAGTACGAAAACTTCCGGCCGAGGAGAAGGGATCGGTAG